The Aspergillus fumigatus Af293 chromosome 5, whole genome shotgun sequence nucleotide sequence CATTGGATACCTGATTAGCAGTTCGATTCTCTGGTCCGTCTCACAGTGTATTGGTGAGATGGCTGTCGTGTACCCTCTGCCGTCGGCTTTTGTACAGTGGACTACAATCTTTATTAGCCCAGCAGCTGGGTTTGCTTTGGGCTGGGGATACTGGTTTTCCTACTGGATTACCATTGCCAATGAGCTTCAGGTACGGATCGCGAGGCTATAATCTGTGTTTCTCAGTTCCTTTCTTAGGTTGGTATCACGTTAACGCCTTCATTTTTTCATCTAGTTTGTTGTAACTATCCTGAATTATTGGACTGATGAAGTACCCAAAGCTGCGTGGATAACCATCTTCTGGGTGGTCATTATCTTGGTCAATATCTGGGTTGTGAAATTTTTTGCAGAGGTGGAGGTTGTAGCATCAACTATAAAGTTCAGCTGGATGCTTATTGCAATTGTCGCTTTAATTGGTAAGATCAGCCCATGAGAGGTATTAAtcttattactaaatctTATGAAAGTTATTACTGCTGGAGGTGTCCCAGAACAACAAGGACCCATTGGTTTCCAATACTGGAATGAACAACCATTCATCAATGGCTTTAAAGGATTCATCACCGTCCTCCCTACATGTGTTTTTGCAATGGCTGGGTCAGAAAATGCTGCCTTGGTAGCGACAGAGGTTGCAAATCCCCGACGATCAGTCCCCAAAGCCGTCACGTCCATCTGGCTCCGTCTTGGACTCTTCTATATACTGGGGAGCCTAATGATTACACTGACTATTGACCCTAAGGACCCCAACCTGTTTGGCGGCTTTGGAAGCAATGCCTCGCCCTTTGTGATTGCCTTCAAAAATGCCGGAATCCCAGCTATGGCCCACATAACAAACGCAGTGATTTTCATCTCGGTGATCTCGACGGGAAGCATTTCTGGCTACGGTGGTTCTCGAATGTTGATGGGGTTAGCACATGTGAATATGAATTTTAAGGtatttcctttccttgtGCCTCGTCTGTTTCACCTTGTGGCACTGAGTTGAAAAATTCCGATTACAAATGATTTTGTTCACTCTCTAACCATGTTACTTAATACTCTAGATATACGGTGAAGCTGACAAGATGGGCCGTCCATGGGCCGGCTACATCACCACGATTGGAATCGGAGGCGCCCTTGCCTACATCAATGTGTCAAACACTTGAGCAGAAGTCTTCACATGGCTGTCTAACCTCGTCTCTCTCCTCACTCTGTTCGGATGGGCCATGATATGTCTCTCCCATTTAAGGTTCCGATACACCTGGAAACTGCAGGGCCGCGAAGAGGCTCATATCCCATGGCGAACATGGGCGTATCCATACGCACCGTGGTGGGGCCTGTCTTGTTGTGTTGCGATTATCGGGGTGGAGTTATATCTTAGCATTTGGCCGTTGCATGGAAATACATCTGCAAGGAATTTCTTTGCCAACTACATCAGCGCCATTGCGGTGGTTATTATCTGGGTTGGGGCCCATATTTGGTATCGCTGCCCGCTTTGGGTAGATGCGCGCACAATCGACCTGGATGGGTTTCGGCGGTTCTATGTTGATCTTGATCCGGCCGATCAAGAGCCTGGTAGCCCCTTGAGGAAATCTTTGGCAAAGAGGGTGAGAAAGTTCATTGTTGAATAGGGGATTTTCGTCAAGATAAATGAATGAGTCGAGAGCAAGGCTATAGATAGGCATGGATTTTTCGATGAGTATCAACATGCTGATAAGCCAAGTTTCGAAGGGATCCTAACCATATATCTAATAAGATCTGACAGTATCCTCCTGCCAAGGTGTTCAAATTAGTCGAGCCTTTACAACCTAGCTGTTAGTCGAGGCGATTCAAGTGCTAGCAGTATATGCGCCAAAATGTACCTAAAACACCAAACCGTCTTGAAGTTTGTCTAACGCATTTTCCCCTACCCCAGCCCCACTTAACAGGACAACCATCTAAGGATCGAATCAAGCTTATCCAAGACGAAGTAAAAGAGCTATCTCTACATCCCCTTCACCTCAGTAGCCCTTTTTTGATCTTCAAAGACCTTCTCGAACAACTGGTCTCGCCTACACCCTCTCCATCCCAGCCTTCACAGACAGAAACACCTTCTAACATATCCCAACCACAAGACTTTGGCGAAGCCTCTGCTACAAGTGTTTACGTGGTATACCGCTCGATCGCAGATGAGAATGTCTCTGGATGTATTTTGGTGCACTAGCCAGTTTGACCGTAGTAAAGGCctagactggctgacccaacccgcaaacCCAGATCCAACCCACAAACAGTCTAAGTAAAGGCCTGGCCTGAAAACTGGAAGTCTAGCCAGTGCTTAGCGACTTAGCGAGGTAGAATACTTCGAACGAGATTTTAGGGGATTGCAGGGTAGTGTCGTactttctactccgtatcaggTATTCAATCATCGCTTCGGATTCCTAGACGGCGAAGTTGGTGTTAAGGGCTAGGACATCGCAGTCGCCCGGTTAAGGTTGATGTAGGCCGGAATTCTCAGGACGGAGAatgaattttttttttttttttttttttggcgTGGGGGAGATTGAGTCCGGGGGGTATGGAGACATCCCACGGGTTGGGCATGAGGTGTATAGTGGCTGCGCTATGTAGATTTAAGCAAGAGTCGGAAGAATTTCTAGAATACGAAGGGATAAGAACTCTGAAGGAATTGTTGAAGCTTGGAGATACAGTGAGCAACTGGAATAAATTTATTCGCTGTTTGATATGAAGAGAGTACAGTTTTAGTAGGGTTGGTAAGCTGAGTCTGATTTCGCCAGTGTATTACAGAGTGAGTAGCACATATGAAATCGCCGAAGTTTTAAACACCGAACGGGACGCTGATAATCAGGTGGGCAAGCGGAGATTTAGAACTGCGATGCAATACTGCATCAGGAGTGATACCGGTGTTGTACGACATTATCAAGGTTCTACAGGCTTTACTCTCGGCATTCTACCAAACCATGACGCCAATTCTCAAGGATCACAATTCACTGGAGGCTACGTACGTCGATTGTTACCTCACTATTGGTAAGCGCCTTGGCAGCAGCTCCCGCCGTTCTCGTCGGACTCAAGAGCCCCAAGGCGACAAAAACAGGAACATTTTATAGGTACATCAGCCACCTGCAGcgcaaggtcaagatcctGCTTGATAATGCGGGCCTCCGACTCTCGACCCAGGCGTACAAGGCATTCATGATATCCATGCAACGCCCAAACATTTTTAGGATGCTGATGAGCGCGAGTAAGCGAGCTATCAAGACCAAGATCCTCAGCGTAAGCTTGAGCAGCCTCCTCCACATGTCCTTGCTCCAGCATTAAGGCCGCATATGCATGTCTGGTAGGTACCATCCAGCCCCAGGGCTCAGTGTATCGGAGAGAGTCATCGAAATGAACAGCTTTCCGGAGGTTTTCAAAAGCTACCGGATAGTTACCACGTCGGTATTCTATTTCGCCGTCGAGCATTGCATCTGAGATCTTCAAGATATCGGAGATTAGGTTTGGAAAGTCCTTGCGAGTAGGGGGTACTGTTCTTGCGGCTGCGTGGTATAGGCTGCGTTCCTTATCTGCTTGGACGAGGTTCCCTGTTGCGGCGAAGGCGATGGCCTTACCGTAGTGAATCATGGTGGTGGTCACACAGTACAAAGCTTGGTCTTCTGGTAAGGGGAGATCTATAATCTCTTTCCACATGCCGAATCTGATGTAGACGTGGACTCGGACGGCCTTAAAGAATTCCATCCAGTCTGCCAAGGGTGGGGTTTCAACGCGCAACAGCTCATCAGTAATAGATGCTTCCATCCGAGTGGTAGCATCAAGAGCAATCCTGCGCTGCCCAGATAGCATTGCAGCGTAGATCAGGGAATGATAATTATGAAATCGATAGAAAATATAGAAGTTTTTTGCTccttccttggccaggtACTTCTCATCCGCAGTAACCGCTGCAGTGTTGGAATCAATTGAGCGCCGGTAGTCGCCAACAAGAACATCAATACGCGTCGGCATATGGTGATAATGTCCGGCATCCGGGACCAGGTGGCGAAGCTTATCAGCCCCGGGGAGTGCAACACCTGGCGTAGAGGACATTTCCATGAAATGGATCCAGAAATGAAGGAGACCGGGGTGGGAATCTGAGGCCGGTTTTGCCAGGGCCTCGTCAAAGATTGCGCGGAGTTTATGAACCGGAGCCCCTTCGACAGGAGCACCGCTCTTGACCTCGTACATCTTTCGTATAGCGGTATGCATGATTGCGTCGATATACAGAGTTGTGATGTCCATGTCCTTATTTCCGTATTCCCGGAAAACCTCTTCCATAGCAACGGCGTAGTGTCTATCAAGGGTTGAGAAGTCCGAGACCGGATGGTCGACTGGGAAGCGGTGTGAAATTGCTTTGATCAAGGCTCGCTCTACAGGTTTAATATTCTGATTGTCGTGTGCGAGCTTCCCGGCTTTTTGAGCTGCATGGTGACAAAATTTGAAGGTACGCTCGAGGTCTGTAGGATCGAACAACTGCCAGGTTTTATTATAATTGGGTCCCATCGCATAGATCAGCCCCCAGTATGCCATTGCACAAGTAGGATCATGGGCAAGGACCTGCTGAAAGCACCGGTAACtctcttcatggttgaatgCATATGACCAGATCAGGCCGCGGTCAAACCATACCTGAGCGTCTCGGTTTTTAGTAGTGATGGGGAAACCGTGGGCTCCCAAGTCAAAATACTCCTCGGTTGCAGAAACTGGTGAAGGGACGGGGGGGAATTGGAATGCCGACatatttatattatctttaCTATCAGAGTGTCTCTTAGGTAGCAGAGATCCAGTGGGATGTCAGTTCAGAAGAATTGACAAGCTggtaagaagaaaaaggctgcTGCTTTTAAGTTTTTCTGTGACGTGAAGAAATTCAACTATAATTGAGCACACAGCTGGGACTTCCTTTTATATATGTACAGCATCAAAAGCGATTGGCTAATATGATGTATTTCTAACTACAGTTCTCATTAGTAAACTGTGATGCGGTTTGGACTATAACGAGGCTCCCACCATCGGTCTTTCGGTGTTTGATCAGCACGGAGATACTCTAAGAAAGTGTGTCGTAAGACACAGTCTGGACCTGATACTAAGAATAACATGATTAAATTAAGATATATTCTTAATATGTCTGGCCAGTTATGACGAAGCATAGTATCGGGGCTTGTAAATTGATGGTGGTATATAAAGCTGCGAATAACCCTAGCCCTGATGGTTTTTGATATCAGGTACGCACTAGCCACGAAAGTCTTACCAACTCTATCTCATATGTAGTATTCAAGCAAGGGTCAATCTAAGTGCATTAAACGACTCTAACAGAATAGATTAAGGCTGATTGCTCACCCTCTGCAGATGATCCTGTCTCTAACTTTGTCCCCGTCTGTGTTTGACCTCATTTTCCCTAGGCCCAGATCCTTAGTGAATCCACTGAGGACTCTAGCCCCGTCAAACTCATAACCATTCTTGTAGAACATCTGCATATTTCTCATTTATATACTTCCTCTTTTACATCTTCTTTACCACCTCACCCCTACAACAGCTCACAGGCTTGCTGATGTTCTTGGGGCTAATCTCTCAGCCGTGGAACCCGGAAGGATTGCAATATAGCCTTGAACAAATTCCGTCTACTGACATGCCGCTCTGCAAATCATTGTAGCAGGCATTTCTTAAAGACCTCCATGTAAAGCTCCGGCCCAGCACTCGGACAGGACATTAATTAATGATACGAGATCGCACATCAGCCTCCGTGATCAGAGTCCAACGGTATCTCTCAGCACTTTTTGCCCGGTACATTTGTTTCTCAGCAACTAACCTGGAGCCGCCATTACTACAGCCGAAGCGCCCCCAAAATATCTCAAGGATATGACTGTGGTGCCTACAATTCTGTAATCGTTGCACCTTCGCTACCCACCTGAAACCAAACTTTGGTGTGTGGTCATATACTTGAGATTCTGGTCTGTATATTGCAAATAAAGGTAAGAAGAAGTCTGGAGGGCTTTCTAAAGAAAAATCCTATTCTGACTGGTGGTATATCTGCATCTTCATATCTGCATCTTCATCTGTTGCTTTGATGTCTGTTTAAGGGATTTAGCGCGCTTGGGCTTGTAGATTAGCTTGTGTAGAAATTCAAAAAAACTAATCAGCCCATGCGCGCCAGCGCTGGTTACTGAGGCCGCTAGGTCATTAGGTGTTGGCACCACTCATGGAGCATTGACAATGAGTGAGGTCTGAGTCATGGGAATTGTTGGAGGAACTGGGAGGTGGACACTCTTGTCGAGTtgtttatatatatatatatgaaTAAGTGATAAATGTCAAACAGGGGTCATGTACGTACATGTACATATAAGATAGCCCGAAAAGACTAGAGTCGGTTGGAGCTGTAGAAGGTGAGATTGTCTCAAAATATCTTGCATAACTTGAAGAATGTTCAGTCGATAATCAAATCATATCAAGGATCAGGGGTCAACCTCaagtaatattaatatttgCTCGGTCAAGGGCCGGGAACCGCTGTCCGTATTACGTGGGCAACATAGCCCTCTTAAATGCCGTAGATTTCAGATACCGCGCAACGAATCACAGAGGGTTTTCAAAGAccggctgctgctgttgcccCGCGACTACCAGCTAATCAGAATCATTAATACGTATTAAATAATCACTGAACTTGGAAATGTCAACTGCAACTCCGACGCCTGTCACAATAGGGACTCCAACTCCTAATTTTCCTTTGAAGGACTTCTTGAAATTGCTCCTGCTAGTTGTTATGTACTCTCCCGGTCTCCCTTTCTATATAGTGGATTAGGCGCTTTGAGTTTCATTCAAGAAGGatcaaaaagaaaagaagaaaggaaagaaaaatgcCGTCCGCTTCTCGCCCCGTGAAGGTGGCATGTCTAGCCTGGTATGTTTCCGACTGTCCGGTAGGATCTGCTTTTATCTAGTTATGCAAGGGGGATCAAAGACCGAGCGATTCACTGACGTCGGAATTCATTCTTAATCCATGGCAGTCGAGCCTCCAAGACTCGATGTGACGGGCAGCAGCCTTGTGCCAATGTAAGAGCTGCTTTGTCTACTGCGAAATAACTGATGAACCAGAACTTTCACCGGTTCTGATCCGATCATATGATGGTAACACACCTACAGTGCTCCATCCACCAAGAGGAATGCCGATATCAACCTAGCCGGCGAGGTGGCGCCCGACGAGGCCCTCTAGCTGCCCAGAAGCTGGCCAGGAAAAGGGCTCAGCGGGCTGCAGACATAGCTAATATCAATAATCACGACGAATTCGACAGTAATGTCTCCGGTCAAGGCTATAATTTCCATTCGCACCTTAGTGCTCcatttcctttcccttccatGTCGCGATCGACCATCTCGCTAGAGTTTCCATCTCCACCGAGCGGATTCGTAGATCAGCAAGAGTCTTCCGGAGGGACTGTGGAGCTTCCTGGAGGGAGCATCCGAGTTTATCGTTGTGATCAAGATTTGTATGTCAATCCGATGAGACGAGCTACCAAAGAAGCGAACCTTGAGTCTGATGACAGCGAAGAATCAACGCCTACTATATCTTCATTCATCCTTACTTTCCCTGTCTGCCTCCCCCAGCAGCGTCTCAGTACGAAGACACGCACGAGGTCCTCAGCATCCGTCCAATCGACGCAAATCCTTCAATTTTACCCTATTGGCCCGCTTCATCCCTGGGTCTTGCCATTGCCGCGATATTGGTGCTGATTCCTCCTCTATCAGGAAAGCCACATGATGCAACACaaggtgatgatgataataCTGTCAAATTGCGACGCTCCTACGCTGATTTATTTGCACGATCTGCCTTGGAGTCCCTGGAGGAGTCACTTGTACCGCCCTTCAATGTCAATTCGGCCAATCATAGTCTCCAGAGTACCCTACATCCTGAAATCCCCCAGAAGATGGAGCCTGTGCTTGCACTAGAGCTTCTGAGCTTATATGAATGCTGCCACCGAATGAATGTCTCGAAAATGCGCCTTCGGGCAAACCAGGCCCTAACCGTTGCTATGGACTTATCCCTGCACACGCAAGATCAGTGGACCGGTTGTTTGGATGCACAACGTCGGTGCTGGTGGGCGACAGTCCGTCATCCATTTTTCTTTTGGATCTTCCCTATCTTCCATCACTAGCTCTTGGCTAATGTCCCGGCCTGAAGCAGATTTTTCTAGTGTATTTGTCTTCTATTATGAGCTCGGCCGTGAGTTCAGTGTCATCAAGTGAATTTTACACTGTAAATTGAGTTTAGCTGACTACATACAATAGGTCCCGATCATCACGTTCGACGATTCTCGAATCACAACTGTCTTTCCCGAGTTCCGGGGCTGCCGTGAGGTGCGTCAATGACCACTGTCTGTTGTGACTGATTCCATATATGTTAAGCCTGTCGTTTCTTTATTCGGTCTGACCACATCCGATTTGCTCGGCCCCTTTAGCCATGGCCCCTTTTGGTGAATGCCGAAGTAGTGCTCCTCCGCAGCTGCCAGATTGGTCGCCAACTTATCAGAGAGAACTCGAACAATGAGAGTATTCCACGGCCTGATCAAGGGCTACCCCATTCCATAGGAGAGGAAATCCGTGCCCTAGACGCCCTAATTCTCGAGCTCGCCGCCGAAGCAGACCGATTTCTCTGTGTGACCAACTACCAGGGTCCCAAAGCCGACGCCTCGCGCAATTTATGGGCCATATCCAACGCCCTAATCCACACAGCCAGAATCACCCTTCATCGGACGCGCGCTTTCCTAGATCCTCCAGTACTTCTAGATCAGCACTGCGACGTTCTTGCCACAGAAACTTCCTCCTCCtattcatcttcttcatctaCTACTACTTCTTCGCAACCAACGACACAGCGCCGCCAACTCTCTACGCCCCGAGCAGCCGAAATCAGCTCCTTTTTCCCCTTCACCGAAGAGCAATCGGTCCGAATATGTCTCCATTCTGCCCTTGTCGTATCTCGGGTCTTCcgtcgtcttccttctccgGACCCGACTTACTCTGACATGGGCCATGCTGACGTGGTGGTTGTAGGAAGACCCCAGGCATCATGCTGGCGACCTAAGTTAGCATCACCCCGGTCTATACCTTATATGGCCTGCTTCCAGCTACAGAGCTTCTATATTCTAGCGATGGTGCTGTGGCGGATCCGCACGGCGATGTGTTCTGGGAATATAAGTAGCTGTGCTTACTTGCTTGATCGACCGTGTGCTGCGACGGAGGTCCAAGATGCAGAGCGGTTGGTGGAGGAGCTACGGTATGGGATGGAAGCGCTAGAACGGTCGATTGCGGCGGATGTTGTCTTTGAGGGTATAAGAATGATACATAAGGAAGCAGAGAGAGTCTACGAGACTGTTTTGATGGACTAATATTGTATATTCTTTATGGCAACTGTCTTCGGAGACAGGAAGTGATAGACAAAGTCAACGACTAGTGACTCATTAGGATTCCTGTCACCGTAATCACGGAGTATGAATCAGACTTACCTGGCGTGTTCAGTTGAACGAAGTTGCCGTCCCTAATCGTAGGAGTAATATGCCCCGCAGCCTTTACGTTGTAGCCCAACACTTCCTTGAATAGCCTAAGCCACCCGGCGTTGTCCATCGCCGTCTGATTCCATGGTTTCTACCCACAACATGTAATATAACCCGCCTTTTTCTACAACATCTCATCTGAGAACTCGGTCAAAGGGACAGTGAAATACTCAAAGGGGAGCGGGAGAATTTTGTAAGGGTGTTGTagcagcgccttctcctcctATAGCAGCCCAGAGGGAATTTCCAACGCTATTCATCTATATTGCCCCAGAAGAAATAAGGGgactcatcgtcatcaactTATTTCCAGTCGGAGGAAGCTCCGTTTCCAAGATCTTATGCATCATGATCATATATTTCTGATTATGTGAGAAAACACCTTCACTCTTTTCACAGAAGCGGCATTGTGAGCCTGAATACCATTGCTGTCTGAAGAGAAACAAGTCTGCTCATTTTCGCATCTAAAGAACCTCACTAAAAGCTTGTCTTATAGAGGAGGTggttattattattatttttattatcATCACTGCTTGCTACAGCATTCATGATGGCATCCAATAGTGCAGGCCCAGATTTTGTAGGCGAGTTCGCCTAGCGGTCGAGCAGGATTATGAAGGGCCATTGTCCGTGCGTGCTCAGCTGGGACTCTCAGAAAGAACTAACCGATCAGGTTTAGAGACTTCTGCTGAAGTGCCATGCTTGCGTCGTCTTCGCGCATTCGCCAACCCAGATCGGCATCCGAGCCACAGAAAGACCAGTTTTGGTCGGATACGCATTTCAGAGCGATTTTTAAGCCAGTCGTCCAGGATGTTAACGTATCTCGTGAGAAGCATGACCGATCGCTACTCGAATTGGATTTAGAACTGGAGGATGGCCCAATGTTGGATGGGAAGAACTGGGACAAATTAATAGTAAACCATAGTAAAAGACCAACAGTGACCTTCGAAGAGACTTCAATGTTTATGAGGGTATTGCATCCGGTCAATCGGCGGGTGGTGATGAAGGGGGGCAAATAGTTGGAGGCTCGGGTTATCACCTAAAGGGAGGCGCGCCTTTGCCCTTTTCTATTTTAGTTCCTCCTGCCAGGTGCGAATTGAAATGCAATATTATTGGCATTGGAATGATGGACGAATCCTTATAGATGAAGCCTGCCTAAGACACTCTGGGACGTGTAGATGTATTATCCCCCCAAGGGATATTGCTGATTTGACGGACAGCATAGAAGGCTGATCGGATCAAGATACATCTCCACATCATTGTGTAATAGCACGGATAATTCGTGCCATagcctcctccagccaaggaagaggatgtGAGAACACCAACCTGAACCATCCTGGCTTTTCCGATCCGTAAGCAGTTCCATGAGCCACATATACCTTATTGTCCAGTAGTTTCTGGAATATAACATCCGTGAGCTTCGTTCCCCATTCATCTTGTCCCTCTCTCTGTCCGACTTTTTGTTCGTCAGGATGGGCCTCGAGGTACCTCTTGCCCAGATTCACCCATAAAAAGAACCCAGCATTACACCCGTGCATATACTCAATCCGGTGTTTATCGAGGAGCAGAGCGAGAAACTCATGACACTCGGACAGTTTCTCCCGATTCATCTTGATATAATTGTTGGTGAAGGTATCGTCCATAAGAATTGAGGTAGTGATCTGGTCTGACAAGCTGGACACAAATGAGTAAAGGGATAGGCATTTTTGGGCGATGTGAAAGTCGGGGCTTGATTGTGAGATGACGGCACCAACTCGAAGGCCGTTGGCACCAAAATCCTTGCTCATTCCCCATAGTACATGTACGAGACTAGGGTCGATGAGGTTTGTCGTATCTCTCGATAGTACAGATTCAAAGGACGTAAATGGGACATTGTCGGGGTTGTCTACGCGGTTGTTCCAAACTGACAGCGCGTAGATTTCATCGCTGATCAAGTGCATTCCTCGTGCCTGACATAGTCTCATCAGACGGTCCACTGTTT carries:
- a CDS encoding putative amino acid permease, whose product is MDTTSLTSPNKPQELHPVTEPGGPKTIMSSLDKVQTKTEEGEIVDHGADTQLHRSLGTRHLTMVALGSAIGMGMWLGSGTSLLKGGPASLFIGYLISSSILWSVSQCIGEMAVVYPLPSAFVQWTTIFISPAAGFALGWGYWFSYWITIANELQFVVTILNYWTDEVPKAAWITIFWVVIILVNIWVVKFFAEVEVVASTIKFSWMLIAIVALIVITAGGVPEQQGPIGFQYWNEQPFINGFKGFITVLPTCVFAMAGSENAALVATEVANPRRSVPKAVTSIWLRLGLFYILGSLMITLTIDPKDPNLFGGFGSNASPFVIAFKNAGIPAMAHITNAVIFISVISTGSISGYGGSRMLMGLAHVNMNFKIYGEADKMGRPWAGYITTIGIGGALAYINVSNT
- a CDS encoding TPR domain protein, with the translated sequence MSAFQFPPVPSPVSATEEYFDLGAHGFPITTKNRDAQVWFDRGLIWSYAFNHEESYRCFQQVLAHDPTCAMAYWGLIYAMGPNYNKTWQLFDPTDLERTFKFCHHAAQKAGKLAHDNQNIKPVERALIKAISHRFPVDHPVSDFSTLDRHYAVAMEEVFREYGNKDMDITTLYIDAIMHTAIRKMYEVKSGAPVEGAPVHKLRAIFDEALAKPASDSHPGLLHFWIHFMEMSSTPGVALPGADKLRHLVPDAGHYHHMPTRIDVLVGDYRRSIDSNTAAVTADEKYLAKEGAKNFYIFYRFHNYHSLIYAAMLSGQRRIALDATTRMEASITDELLRVETPPLADWMEFFKAVRVHVYIRFGMWKEIIDLPLPEDQALYCVTTTMIHYGKAIAFAATGNLVQADKERSLYHAAARTVPPTRKDFPNLISDILKISDAMLDGEIEYRRGNYPVAFENLRKAVHFDDSLRYTEPWGWMVPTRHAYAALMLEQGHVEEAAQAYAEDLGLDSSLTRAHQHPKNVWALHGYHECLVRLGRESEARIIKQDLDLALQVADVPIKCSCFCRLGALESDENGGSCCQGAYQ
- a CDS encoding fungal specific transcription factor domain-containing protein encodes the protein MSRSTISLEFPSPPSGFVDQQESSGGTVELPGGSIRVYRCDQDLINAYYIFIHPYFPCLPPPAASQYEDTHEVLSIRPIDANPSILPYWPASSLGLAIAAILVLIPPLSGKPHDATQGDDDNTVKLRRSYADLFARSALESLEESLVPPFNVNSANHSLQSTLHPEIPQKMEPVLALELLSLYECCHRMNVSKMRLRANQALTVAMDLSLHTQDQWTGCLDAQRRCWWATIFLVYLSSIMSSAVPIITFDDSRITTVFPEFRGCREPWPLLVNAEVVLLRSCQIGRQLIRENSNNESIPRPDQGLPHSIGEEIRALDALILELAAEADRFLCVTNYQGPKADASRNLWAISNALIHTARITLHRTRAFLDPPVLLDQHCDVLATETSSSYSSSSSTTTSSQPTTQRRQLSTPRAAEISSFFPFTEEQSVRICLHSALVVSRVFRRLPSPDPTYSDMGHADVVVVGRPQASCWRPKLASPRSIPYMACFQLQSFYILAMVLWRIRTAMCSGNISSCAYLLDRPCAATEVQDAERLVEELRYGMEALERSIAADVVFEGIRMIHKEAERVYETVLMD
- a CDS encoding putative aminotransferase, classes I and II family, encoding MGSITPPFSSLPRSSESYFSTRGQSALDQGRKRITWDVISDMWHPQRNPSGILSIGMAENTLLHDTLLEYIHANIRLSAEHLTYNNGSMGSHALRKAVSHFLNRQFKPFRPIEPSHVLVTNGCSSAIEHLSWTFLNPGDAVLLAMPYYSTFIADLSLRPEAVVVPVHLAGFQDPLDPKTIDKYEEAAVEFEACTGKKVRAVMLCNPHNPLGRARGMHLISDEIYALSVWNNRVDNPDNVPFTSFESVLSRDTTNLIDPSLVHVLWGMSKDFGANGLRVGAVISQSSPDFHIAQKCLSLYSFVSSLSDQITTSILMDDTFTNNYIKMNREKLSECHEFLALLLDKHRIEYMHGCNAGFFLWVNLGKRYLEAHPDEQKVGQREGQDEWGTKLTDVIFQKLLDNKVYVAHGTAYGSEKPGWFRLVFSHPLPWLEEAMARIIRAITQ